Proteins co-encoded in one Flavobacteriaceae bacterium MAR_2009_75 genomic window:
- a CDS encoding response regulator receiver domain-containing protein, which translates to MNTRVNVCIIDDDDIYQFTMSAALNGFDEVNKITTFLDGGQALDFITDNLKNKEELPDVVFLDINMPIMDGFQFMEEYVKIKPNVDKEISIYMVSSSVDPKDIARCRKIEGISDYIVKPIKEDKLKALISSSEDGENL; encoded by the coding sequence ATGAACACTAGGGTTAATGTTTGCATTATAGACGACGACGATATTTACCAGTTCACAATGTCAGCTGCCTTGAATGGGTTTGATGAAGTAAATAAAATCACTACTTTTTTAGATGGGGGCCAGGCTTTGGATTTTATAACAGATAACCTGAAGAACAAAGAAGAATTGCCAGATGTGGTTTTTCTTGATATAAATATGCCCATTATGGATGGCTTTCAATTTATGGAAGAATATGTAAAAATAAAGCCTAATGTAGATAAGGAAATTTCTATCTATATGGTTTCGTCTTCCGTAGACCCTAAGGATATTGCCCGATGCCGAAAAATAGAGGGGATATCTGACTATATTGTAAAACCGATTAAAGAGGACAAATTAAAAGCGTTGATTTCAAGTTCGGAAGATGGTGAAAATCTGTAA
- a CDS encoding PAS domain S-box-containing protein has translation MGEKMLQENDLRNLRADINEVAKIGVYHVNLITGESFWDFVLKDIFEVPQDFQPFQGASDQFFPDPEQLKLKHATYQKSIENRTPFEMEFQIVTAKGNHKYVKSFGDPTIKDGECIAFSGGLMDVTGQKQTEHDLMQIKEQWDMAEDIAQIGYWQWNIAEDHFKYSDKLRETYGIKFGTRIDLELILSKVHEDDRQIVLSNIKEFLKTKQFNKFTYRICPKEGETRFLQAYGKVISNSKGQAIEMVGTTQDITENLSQQQDLSQKNQLLSFAEELSNLGHWIIDLEKGAIEWSDTLYRLYDEELGSKITYESFLQKIHPEDRQTVIDHTRKAIKTGKKQEFIHRVYHQDGSIHYLKVIGKAITNEHGWSVKLTGITMDITQDVLRTQELETKNEQLSYAEKLADFGFFQLNVQTGEAQWSRNTYRIFDIPLEETITYEQYLSKVHPNDLETVQSTIESTIQSGIFTNYTHRTTSIDNKIKTVEILGEVTKDKDGKTLLLKGTVNDITEKATKEKELMDKNQQLKTAEIMSKIGNWKWNLATRKVIWSDNLYEIYGHPKEKPLSYEEYLSYIHEEDYAFVKGKIDEAKETGVFEKLTYRIRLRNGNIKTISSTGTVICDVQGKYSEMIGTCQDVTEQVLKERELEEKNLQLNFAEEMAGLGYWSWNVKTDNVKWSDNVYRIFKKEMNQEIRFNDAFDRTHPDDIEPFQKFINEIFKTKTFKPYQYRIVLDKGEQKHVEIDAQLTLDENGEITHISGTVHDITQRIKDQEEKERKNQLLVLGERISKMGHWRWFPSTNKLEWSDNIYLLYNEKIGTPVDVEFMANRIHPEDVPKLYDMMTHCLEQKSFKKWTHRIIHENGFISTIEINGELIFDPNGNIIEVFGTGQDITEQIQKERELKHKNQQLIEAEKIAKIGHWIWNLDSGIAQWSDNLYEIHGFPKDTIITIEKYINSILAEDREMVQRNLENIIATKKIEETSYRITLPQGDIKTIRGVGKVVLNNSGEVTKMIGTCQDISDQVSKEHELLEKNRMMEFAEEISGIGYWKWNLNDDVMEKSNNLLRILDFDQGTSMSFPLYLTRVHPKDIDIVIAKAQEIITEKKFDKFRHRIIKRNGSIRTIELLCEVIIDKSGQVSHLIGTSKDITDSIENQQELIQQNQLLNLAEELSGIGHWKWSQLREHLELSHNFNRMLDIEQGEKLNYDDFMLRVHPEDRELITKKVFQILNTRKFEQFSHRIVKKSGAIKHLEVVGDIFTDENGVVEIIGSAQDVTERRMAEIKFRGLLESAPDAMIITDHKGHIEIINKQAELLLGYSPDELKGRHITTIYPKKFRTLHDEYAKQFVENPSDVVKIQNKEIYILTKSGQKIPIILSFGPVETAEGILVSIAIKDITQRKKAEERILVTNKKLKENSQKLKVQNKQLSDFNQITSHNLRAPVSNLDALIDLYRKEKDAEKKAILFSKFEKVIDHLSSTLDTLVETLRIKSETAKSTQNIRFKQVLQKTKEILTAEILNSGATFHADFSKAKEINYNDVYLESIFLNLVSNAIKYRSEERPPVIEIMTIRKDDKTKLIVKDNGLGIDLKRYGSKLFGLNKVFHRHPQAKGIGLFLTKAQVEAMGGSISVESEVGTGTTFNINLD, from the coding sequence ATGGGAGAGAAAATGCTACAGGAAAACGACCTTAGAAATTTGAGGGCAGATATCAATGAAGTAGCCAAAATAGGTGTATACCATGTAAATTTGATTACAGGTGAATCTTTTTGGGATTTTGTTTTAAAAGATATATTCGAGGTTCCCCAAGATTTCCAGCCCTTTCAAGGTGCTAGCGATCAATTTTTTCCAGATCCCGAACAATTAAAACTTAAGCACGCTACCTATCAAAAAAGTATTGAAAATAGAACTCCATTTGAAATGGAATTCCAAATTGTTACGGCCAAGGGAAATCACAAATATGTAAAGAGTTTTGGGGACCCCACTATAAAAGACGGCGAATGTATAGCATTCTCCGGTGGGCTAATGGATGTTACCGGCCAAAAACAAACGGAGCATGACCTTATGCAAATAAAAGAGCAGTGGGACATGGCCGAAGATATTGCCCAAATAGGGTACTGGCAGTGGAATATTGCAGAGGATCATTTTAAATATTCAGATAAGTTAAGGGAGACCTACGGCATTAAATTTGGCACTAGAATCGATTTAGAATTGATTCTAAGTAAAGTTCACGAAGATGATCGCCAAATAGTACTATCCAACATTAAAGAGTTTTTAAAGACCAAGCAATTCAACAAATTTACTTACCGTATTTGCCCTAAAGAAGGTGAAACAAGGTTCTTGCAGGCTTACGGCAAGGTGATTTCCAATTCAAAGGGGCAAGCCATCGAAATGGTGGGCACTACGCAAGACATCACTGAAAATCTCTCACAACAACAAGACCTATCCCAAAAAAATCAATTGTTAAGTTTTGCCGAGGAATTGTCGAACCTAGGGCATTGGATCATAGATTTAGAAAAGGGTGCCATAGAATGGTCAGACACCTTATATCGCCTATACGATGAGGAGTTGGGCTCCAAAATAACCTATGAAAGTTTTTTGCAGAAAATTCACCCAGAAGACAGGCAAACTGTTATTGACCATACCAGAAAAGCCATAAAGACAGGAAAAAAACAAGAATTCATTCACAGGGTATACCATCAAGATGGAAGTATTCATTATCTAAAGGTAATTGGCAAGGCCATAACCAATGAACACGGCTGGAGCGTAAAGCTAACGGGGATTACAATGGATATTACCCAGGATGTTTTAAGAACTCAAGAACTTGAAACAAAAAACGAACAACTTTCCTATGCCGAGAAATTAGCAGATTTTGGATTTTTTCAACTTAATGTACAAACAGGAGAAGCTCAATGGTCAAGGAATACCTATCGAATATTTGACATACCATTAGAAGAGACTATTACCTATGAACAATACCTGTCTAAGGTTCACCCAAATGATTTAGAGACCGTTCAGTCCACAATAGAGTCTACAATACAATCTGGCATATTCACCAATTATACGCACCGCACAACCTCAATTGACAACAAAATAAAAACGGTTGAGATTTTAGGTGAAGTCACAAAGGACAAAGACGGCAAAACCCTTTTGTTAAAAGGAACCGTTAATGACATTACAGAAAAGGCGACCAAAGAAAAAGAATTAATGGACAAGAATCAGCAGTTGAAAACTGCTGAAATAATGTCAAAAATCGGTAACTGGAAGTGGAACCTGGCAACTAGAAAAGTGATTTGGTCTGATAATCTTTATGAAATTTACGGTCACCCCAAAGAGAAACCCTTGTCTTACGAGGAGTACCTAAGTTATATTCATGAGGAAGATTATGCTTTTGTGAAAGGCAAAATTGACGAAGCCAAGGAAACGGGAGTCTTTGAAAAACTTACCTATCGCATTAGGCTTAGAAACGGGAACATTAAAACCATTAGCTCTACGGGCACCGTTATTTGCGACGTACAAGGAAAATATTCTGAAATGATTGGTACCTGCCAAGATGTTACGGAGCAAGTTCTTAAAGAACGAGAATTAGAGGAAAAAAACCTGCAATTGAACTTTGCAGAAGAAATGGCCGGTTTAGGCTACTGGAGTTGGAACGTGAAAACGGATAATGTAAAGTGGTCCGATAATGTGTATCGAATATTTAAAAAGGAGATGAATCAGGAAATACGTTTCAATGATGCTTTTGACAGAACCCATCCAGATGATATAGAACCTTTTCAGAAATTTATTAATGAGATTTTTAAAACCAAAACGTTTAAACCTTATCAATATAGAATTGTACTGGATAAAGGCGAACAGAAACATGTTGAGATTGATGCGCAACTGACATTAGATGAGAATGGAGAAATCACACATATTTCCGGAACCGTTCATGATATAACGCAAAGAATAAAAGATCAAGAGGAAAAGGAAAGAAAGAATCAATTACTTGTTTTAGGAGAGCGTATAAGCAAAATGGGACATTGGAGATGGTTTCCTTCAACTAACAAACTGGAATGGTCAGACAACATTTACCTTCTTTACAACGAAAAGATAGGAACACCGGTCGATGTTGAGTTTATGGCCAATCGTATTCATCCTGAGGATGTACCAAAATTATACGACATGATGACACATTGTCTGGAACAAAAATCATTTAAAAAATGGACCCATAGAATTATTCACGAAAACGGTTTCATTTCAACCATAGAAATCAATGGAGAACTTATATTCGACCCAAACGGGAATATTATAGAAGTCTTTGGTACCGGACAGGACATTACCGAACAAATACAAAAAGAACGTGAACTAAAGCATAAAAATCAACAGCTTATTGAAGCGGAAAAAATAGCAAAAATAGGCCATTGGATATGGAATTTGGACTCAGGTATAGCGCAATGGTCAGACAATCTTTACGAAATACATGGCTTTCCAAAAGATACGATTATAACTATTGAAAAATATATAAACAGTATACTAGCGGAAGATAGAGAAATGGTGCAAAGAAATTTGGAGAATATCATTGCAACCAAAAAAATTGAAGAGACAAGTTACCGCATTACGTTGCCACAAGGAGATATCAAGACTATTAGGGGCGTGGGTAAAGTGGTTCTGAATAATTCGGGGGAAGTAACAAAAATGATAGGTACCTGCCAAGATATTTCGGATCAGGTGTCGAAAGAACATGAGTTGCTAGAGAAAAACCGAATGATGGAATTTGCCGAGGAAATTTCCGGCATTGGTTATTGGAAATGGAATCTCAACGATGATGTAATGGAGAAATCTAATAACCTACTTCGCATTTTAGATTTTGATCAAGGTACTTCAATGAGTTTTCCGCTCTATTTGACCCGGGTACACCCAAAAGATATAGATATCGTCATTGCAAAAGCCCAAGAAATTATCACCGAGAAAAAGTTTGATAAATTCAGGCATAGAATTATAAAGCGAAATGGTAGCATTCGAACCATTGAGCTATTGTGTGAAGTAATAATTGATAAATCGGGCCAAGTATCACATCTAATCGGTACGTCGAAAGATATTACCGACAGTATTGAAAACCAACAAGAGCTAATTCAACAGAATCAGCTACTTAACCTAGCCGAAGAACTAAGCGGTATAGGTCATTGGAAATGGAGCCAACTTCGCGAACATCTCGAACTATCCCATAATTTCAATCGAATGTTGGACATTGAGCAGGGTGAAAAATTAAATTACGACGATTTTATGCTTCGAGTTCACCCAGAAGACAGAGAGCTTATAACAAAAAAGGTTTTTCAAATTCTTAATACCCGAAAATTTGAACAGTTCAGTCATCGAATCGTTAAAAAAAGTGGAGCCATCAAGCACCTAGAGGTGGTCGGTGACATATTCACCGATGAAAACGGAGTGGTCGAAATAATAGGGTCGGCCCAAGATGTAACAGAGCGTCGTATGGCAGAAATAAAATTTAGAGGACTATTAGAATCGGCACCCGATGCTATGATCATTACAGACCATAAGGGCCATATAGAAATTATAAACAAACAGGCCGAGCTTTTGTTGGGTTATAGTCCAGACGAACTAAAAGGGCGGCATATTACCACAATTTATCCTAAGAAATTCAGGACTCTTCACGATGAATATGCAAAACAATTTGTTGAAAACCCATCTGATGTTGTAAAGATTCAAAACAAAGAAATTTACATTCTTACCAAGAGCGGACAAAAGATACCCATTATTTTAAGCTTTGGCCCAGTCGAAACAGCCGAGGGCATTTTAGTATCGATTGCCATTAAAGATATTACACAAAGAAAAAAAGCCGAAGAACGTATACTTGTAACCAACAAAAAACTAAAGGAAAACAGTCAGAAATTGAAGGTTCAAAACAAACAACTTTCTGATTTCAATCAAATTACCTCTCACAATCTTAGAGCCCCCGTTAGCAACCTTGATGCCCTGATTGATCTTTATCGCAAAGAAAAAGATGCTGAGAAGAAAGCAATTCTTTTTTCAAAATTCGAGAAAGTAATCGATCACCTATCATCTACTTTAGATACCTTGGTCGAAACCTTGAGAATTAAGAGTGAAACTGCCAAAAGCACTCAAAATATTCGATTCAAGCAAGTGTTACAAAAAACCAAGGAAATTTTGACCGCCGAAATTTTGAATAGTGGGGCTACCTTTCATGCCGATTTTAGTAAGGCCAAAGAAATTAACTACAACGATGTATATTTAGAAAGTATTTTCTTAAATTTAGTAAGTAATGCCATAAAATATCGGTCTGAAGAAAGACCCCCCGTAATAGAAATAATGACCATACGAAAAGATGATAAGACCAAGTTGATAGTAAAAGATAATGGTTTAGGTATCGATTTAAAGCGCTACGGGAGCAAACTTTTTGGTTTGAACAAGGTGTTTCACAGACATCCACAGGCCAAAGGCATCGGTCTTTTCTTGACCAAGGCACAAGTCGAGGCCATGGGCGGCTCCATTTCTGTAGAAAGTGAAGTGGGTACGGGCACTACTTTTAATATTAATTTAGATTAA
- a CDS encoding peptidyl-dipeptidase Dcp, protein MTNPLLTSFDTAPFSKIKNEHFKPAFMQAMKDARQEIDAITDNEETPTFENTIEALEFSGQQLDRISSIFFNLNSAETNEEIQKIAQEISPLLSEFSNDITLNEQLFKRIKNVYEQRESLNLTTEQTTLLKKKYRSFSRNGANLPEEKKIRLREIDAELSKLKLKFGENVLAETNKYELHLTDENDLKGLPEGEREAAAQLAISKDKKGWLVTLDYPSYIPFMKYADNRKLRQELALAFGSKGFHGDELDNRETVLKIANLRFERANLLGYKTHADFVLEERMAETPKKVHLFLNELLAKAKPAAEKEFTQLEDFAKELDNIEHLQKWDGSYYSEKLKQKLFNLDDEKLKPYFKLENVIAGVFQVAEKLFGLQFEEVDNIDKYHDEVKTFEVYNQDKNFIALFYADFHPRKGKRGGAWMTSYKSQYVRSGENIRPHISNVCNFTRSTPSKPSLLTFNEVTTLFHEFGHGLHGMLANTTYPSLSGTSVYWDFVELPSQIMENWCYEKEALELFAHHYDTGELIPMEYVKKIKESATFQEGMQTLRQLSFGLLDMSWHGIDPTHIEDVKQHEQKAFENTSLYPETPETCMSTAFSHIFQGGYSSGYYSYKWAEVLDADAFAYFKQNGIFNKEIATKFKDFVLSKGGTENPMELYKKFRGAEPKVEALLERAGLLELK, encoded by the coding sequence ATGACAAACCCATTACTGACATCATTCGATACAGCGCCATTCAGCAAAATTAAAAACGAGCATTTTAAACCGGCCTTTATGCAGGCTATGAAAGACGCCCGACAAGAAATAGACGCTATTACAGATAATGAAGAAACACCCACCTTTGAGAATACAATAGAGGCCCTAGAGTTTTCGGGTCAGCAATTGGATCGTATTTCTAGCATTTTTTTCAACTTAAATTCTGCGGAGACCAATGAAGAAATACAAAAAATAGCACAGGAAATTTCACCTCTGCTATCGGAATTCAGCAATGACATTACTTTGAACGAACAATTGTTCAAGAGAATAAAAAATGTTTATGAACAAAGAGAGTCTCTAAATTTGACCACGGAACAAACTACTCTTCTTAAAAAAAAATACAGGAGTTTTAGCAGAAATGGGGCCAATTTACCTGAAGAAAAGAAAATACGCTTACGCGAAATTGATGCAGAACTCTCAAAATTGAAGTTGAAATTCGGTGAAAATGTATTGGCTGAAACCAACAAATATGAGCTGCACCTTACTGACGAAAACGATTTAAAGGGTTTACCTGAAGGCGAAAGAGAGGCTGCGGCACAATTGGCCATATCAAAAGATAAAAAAGGTTGGTTAGTTACCCTAGATTACCCGAGCTACATACCTTTTATGAAGTATGCCGATAACCGTAAATTACGCCAAGAACTCGCATTGGCTTTTGGCAGCAAAGGTTTTCACGGTGATGAACTCGATAATAGAGAAACCGTGTTGAAAATTGCCAATCTACGCTTTGAAAGGGCTAATTTATTGGGTTACAAAACCCATGCAGACTTTGTACTTGAAGAACGTATGGCCGAAACGCCGAAAAAGGTTCACCTCTTTTTGAACGAACTATTAGCGAAGGCCAAACCTGCCGCGGAAAAAGAATTTACACAGCTAGAAGATTTTGCCAAAGAATTGGATAATATTGAACATTTGCAGAAATGGGACGGCAGTTATTATTCAGAAAAACTAAAGCAAAAACTGTTTAATTTAGATGATGAAAAACTAAAACCTTATTTCAAATTAGAGAACGTAATAGCGGGTGTTTTTCAAGTTGCTGAAAAATTGTTCGGCCTTCAGTTTGAGGAAGTAGATAATATCGACAAATACCACGATGAAGTAAAGACCTTCGAGGTCTATAATCAAGATAAAAATTTCATTGCACTGTTCTATGCCGATTTTCACCCGAGAAAGGGAAAACGTGGTGGTGCTTGGATGACTTCATACAAATCACAATATGTTAGGTCTGGTGAGAATATCCGCCCGCATATTTCCAATGTCTGTAATTTTACGAGATCTACCCCTAGCAAACCCTCTTTATTGACCTTTAATGAGGTGACCACACTATTTCATGAATTCGGTCACGGGCTTCACGGTATGTTGGCCAACACCACTTACCCGAGCCTTTCGGGCACTTCGGTGTATTGGGATTTTGTTGAACTGCCTAGTCAGATTATGGAAAATTGGTGCTACGAGAAAGAAGCGCTAGAGCTCTTCGCGCATCACTACGATACAGGCGAGCTTATTCCGATGGAATATGTAAAAAAAATTAAAGAGTCGGCCACCTTTCAAGAAGGCATGCAAACATTACGGCAACTAAGTTTTGGGCTGTTAGACATGTCTTGGCACGGTATCGACCCTACTCATATCGAAGATGTAAAACAACACGAGCAAAAAGCATTCGAAAATACTTCATTGTATCCTGAAACACCTGAAACATGCATGAGCACCGCTTTTTCGCATATATTTCAAGGAGGGTACTCTTCAGGGTATTACAGTTACAAATGGGCAGAGGTCTTAGATGCCGACGCCTTTGCGTACTTCAAGCAAAATGGCATCTTCAACAAAGAAATTGCCACTAAGTTCAAAGACTTTGTACTATCTAAAGGCGGAACCGAAAACCCAATGGAACTCTATAAAAAATTCAGGGGGGCAGAACCCAAAGTAGAAGCTCTTTTAGAGAGGGCCGGTCTTCTAGAGCTTAAGTAA